In one Suricata suricatta isolate VVHF042 chromosome 9, meerkat_22Aug2017_6uvM2_HiC, whole genome shotgun sequence genomic region, the following are encoded:
- the LOC115301623 gene encoding basic proline-rich protein-like yields the protein MFPHRPVSVHQEADFPYLPGDRKPPVPPHPSPPPLAHGEPVLPPPPPPPHLLAPSAVWASPAGVLGCGKASIAPAVAGATAAPAPRPDPTGPTEPGPQDA from the coding sequence ATGTTCCCACACCGGCCAGTCTCCGTCCACCAGGAAGCCGACTTCCCGTACCTCCCCGGGGACCGAAAACCGCCGGTGCCGCCGCACCCTTCGCCGCCGCCGCTTGCTCATGGAGAGCCcgtgctgccgccgccgccgccgccgcctcatCTACTAGCACCGTCTGCTGTCTGGGCCTCCCCGGCGGGAGTGCTGGGCTGTGGCAAGGCCTCCATCGCACCCGCCGTGGCGGGAGCCACAGCAGCTCCAGCGCCCAGGCCCGATCCGACCGGACCCACGGAGCCAGGACCGCAGGACGCGTAG